Proteins from a single region of Caloramator sp. E03:
- a CDS encoding 4Fe-4S binding protein, with protein sequence MKKVKLLKDRCDSSPFCAAKRVCPVAAIEFKKTGLFSGNVVINEEKCVGCGKCVNVCPHGALKI encoded by the coding sequence ATGAAAAAGGTAAAGCTTTTAAAGGATAGATGCGACAGTTCACCATTTTGTGCAGCAAAAAGAGTATGTCCAGTTGCTGCCATAGAATTTAAAAAGACAGGTCTCTTTTCAGGGAATGTAGTAATAAATGAAGAAAAATGTGTGGGCTGTGGAAAGTGCGTCAATGTTTGTCCTCATGGCGCCCTAAAAATATGA
- a CDS encoding MFS transporter, with the protein MENAAIERNNVGIKDLLQYKSFMIKLIAYSISRFGDSIDAIAYAWMVYELTGSKLLMETLFAVNAVPNIVLSPFAGAFAYMVL; encoded by the coding sequence ATGGAAAATGCCGCAATTGAAAGAAATAATGTAGGGATAAAGGATTTGCTTCAATATAAAAGCTTTATGATTAAGCTGATAGCCTACTCAATATCAAGATTTGGAGATTCAATTGATGCAATTGCCTATGCCTGGATGGTATATGAATTAACAGGCTCAAAACTTTTGATGGAGACTTTATTTGCTGTAAACGCAGTTCCTAACATAGTATTAAGCCCCTTTGCAGGTGCTTTTGCATATATGGTTCTATGA
- a CDS encoding ABC transporter ATP-binding protein, whose product MFVNINNISKRYGNKTVVDNFNLKINKGELISILGPSGCGKTTTLKMLGGFCDVDSGEIFIDGVNITNLPPNLRPTATVFQNYALFPNMNVIKNVIYGLKFKKISRQEALKLGEEILKVVGLSEYKNFEINKLSGGQMQRVALARALILNPKVLLLDEPLSNLDAKLRVKMREEIKDIQNKFGVTMIFVTHDQEEALSISDRIVVMNEGKIEQVGTPQEIYKNPSSIYVADFIGRINLIELDGKKEILRPEQFIINREKGQFEGKIHSKQFKGAYTTYFINSNLGKIQVDSLNDENFSVGDKVYLSVK is encoded by the coding sequence ATGTTTGTAAACATTAATAATATAAGTAAAAGATACGGAAATAAAACAGTAGTTGATAACTTTAACCTTAAAATAAACAAGGGAGAATTAATATCAATTCTTGGGCCAAGCGGCTGCGGGAAAACAACTACTCTAAAAATGTTAGGCGGTTTTTGTGATGTAGACAGTGGGGAAATTTTTATAGACGGCGTAAATATTACAAATCTTCCTCCTAACCTAAGACCAACAGCAACGGTTTTTCAAAACTATGCTCTTTTCCCTAATATGAACGTTATTAAAAACGTAATTTATGGGCTGAAATTTAAAAAGATTAGCAGGCAGGAGGCTTTAAAATTAGGAGAAGAAATTCTAAAAGTAGTAGGGCTTTCTGAATATAAGAATTTTGAAATAAATAAACTGAGCGGAGGACAAATGCAAAGGGTTGCCCTTGCAAGAGCACTTATTCTAAATCCTAAAGTGCTGCTTTTAGACGAGCCTTTAAGCAATCTTGATGCAAAGCTTAGAGTAAAAATGAGGGAAGAAATAAAGGATATTCAAAATAAGTTTGGTGTAACTATGATTTTTGTAACCCACGATCAGGAAGAGGCATTGAGTATATCAGATAGAATTGTTGTAATGAATGAAGGAAAAATTGAGCAGGTAGGAACGCCACAGGAGATTTACAAAAATCCATCGAGCATATACGTTGCAGATTTTATAGGCAGAATTAATTTAATAGAATTAGATGGTAAAAAGGAAATCCTTCGCCCAGAGCAATTCATAATAAATAGAGAAAAAGGGCAATTTGAAGGTAAGATTCACAGCAAACAATTCAAGGGAGCCTATACTACCTACTTTATAAATTCAAACTTAGGCAAAATACAGGTAGATAGTTTAAATGACGAAAACTTCTCCGTTGGAGATAAGGTTTATTTATCAGTAAAATAA
- a CDS encoding SHOCT-like domain-containing protein — protein MSDEIIRVLKMVEEGKISSEKAAEIINALKNNEALPEVKNNNQKMLRVKVLSEKGDNVNITIPVKFVKSVLKLTKKLPIEVENESLKDVDFDEIIGAIDSGLEGKIVDIKSDKGDIVEISIE, from the coding sequence ATGAGTGATGAGATTATAAGAGTTTTAAAGATGGTTGAGGAAGGAAAGATTAGCTCAGAAAAAGCTGCAGAGATAATTAATGCTTTAAAAAATAATGAAGCACTACCTGAAGTAAAAAATAATAATCAAAAAATGTTAAGAGTAAAAGTTTTATCTGAGAAAGGTGACAATGTAAATATAACTATTCCAGTGAAGTTTGTAAAATCTGTATTGAAACTTACTAAAAAACTTCCAATTGAAGTTGAAAATGAGAGCTTAAAGGATGTTGATTTTGACGAAATTATTGGAGCTATTGATTCAGGATTAGAGGGTAAAATTGTTGATATCAAATCAGATAAGGGAGATATTGTTGAGATTAGCATAGAGTAG